A DNA window from Ficedula albicollis isolate OC2 chromosome 1, FicAlb1.5, whole genome shotgun sequence contains the following coding sequences:
- the FAM131B gene encoding protein FAM131B isoform X1, which produces MDSTSSLHGSSFHRPSTEQTRTDFSWDGINLSMEDTTSILPKLKRNSNAYGIGALAKSSFSGISRSMKDHVTKPTAMGQGRVAHMIEWQGWGKAQSQQQQHTHESARKDADAYSDLSDGEKEARFLAGVMEQFAISEATLMAWSSMDGEDVSVNSNQDNPAGNYSENYQELMESQEHMAQTQYDSWPHSYVSQGMYCLGSSDAWEASDQSLIASPATGSYLGQNFDESQTNLQESILLQSSFLQQQQQLQQRQEQNFIQSTGLVHVWPLQTAQSGGGAESSTYMEDHIEDEGNPRLEKAPLLNKKPSPEEDDAVCRDLESLSPREEMEHAALSRKVSDVTSSGVQSFDEEEGETNN; this is translated from the exons ATGGACAGCACAAGTTCACTGCATGGCAGCAGCTTCCATCGACCTTCCACTGAG cAAACACGGACGGATTTCTCCTGGGATGGTATCAAT cTCTCCATGGAAGATACGACCTCCATCCTCCCCAAGCTGAAACGCAACTCCAATGCTTATGGGATTGGGGCTTTGGCTAAGTCATCTTTCTCTG GGATATCCCGCAGCATGAAGGACCACGTGACGAAGCCGACGGCCATGGGGCAGGGCCGCGTGGCGCACATGATCgagtggcagggctggggcaaggcccagagccagcagcagcagcacacgcACGAGAGCGCGCGCAAGGACGCCGACGCCTACTCGGACCTCAGCGACGGCGAGAAGGAGGCGCGCTTCCTCGCAG GGGTGATGGAGCAATTTGCTATTTCTGAAGCGACTCTCATGGCCTGGTCCTCCATGGATGGTGAGGATGTGAGTGTAAACTCAAATCAGGACAACCCAGCAGGCAACTACTCTGAGAACTATCAGGAGCTGATGGAGAGCCAAG AGCACATGGCCCAGACGCAGTACGATAGCTGGCCCCATTCCTACGTCTCGCAGGGCATGTACTGCCTGGGCTCGTCCGACGCCTGGGAGGCCAGCGACCAGTCCCTCATCGCCTCCCCAGCCACCGGCTCCTACCTGGGCCAGAATTTCGATGAGTCCCAGACAAACCTTCAGGAGAGCATTTTGCTTCAGAGCagctttctccagcagcagcagcagctgcagcagcggCAGGAGCAGAACTTCATCCAGAGCACGGGGCTGGTCCACGTGTGGCCCCTGCAGACTGCTCAGAGCGGGGGTGGAGCTGAGTCCAGCACGTACATGGAGGACCACATTGAGGATGAAGGGAACCCACGGCTGGAGAAGGCTCCTCTCCTAAACAAGAAGCCCTCTCCAGAGGAGGATGATGCAGTGTGCCGGGACTTGGAATCTTTGTCTCCTCGAGAGGAGATGGAACATGCTGCACTGAGCCGCAAAGTCTCAGATGTCACCTCCTCTGGGGTGCAGTCCTTTGatgaggaagagggagaaacAAACAACTGA
- the FAM131B gene encoding protein FAM131B isoform X2: MKDHVTKPTAMGQGRVAHMIEWQGWGKAQSQQQQHTHESARKDADAYSDLSDGEKEARFLAGVMEQFAISEATLMAWSSMDGEDVSVNSNQDNPAGNYSENYQELMESQEHMAQTQYDSWPHSYVSQGMYCLGSSDAWEASDQSLIASPATGSYLGQNFDESQTNLQESILLQSSFLQQQQQLQQRQEQNFIQSTGLVHVWPLQTAQSGGGAESSTYMEDHIEDEGNPRLEKAPLLNKKPSPEEDDAVCRDLESLSPREEMEHAALSRKVSDVTSSGVQSFDEEEGETNN, from the exons ATGAAGGACCACGTGACGAAGCCGACGGCCATGGGGCAGGGCCGCGTGGCGCACATGATCgagtggcagggctggggcaaggcccagagccagcagcagcagcacacgcACGAGAGCGCGCGCAAGGACGCCGACGCCTACTCGGACCTCAGCGACGGCGAGAAGGAGGCGCGCTTCCTCGCAG GGGTGATGGAGCAATTTGCTATTTCTGAAGCGACTCTCATGGCCTGGTCCTCCATGGATGGTGAGGATGTGAGTGTAAACTCAAATCAGGACAACCCAGCAGGCAACTACTCTGAGAACTATCAGGAGCTGATGGAGAGCCAAG AGCACATGGCCCAGACGCAGTACGATAGCTGGCCCCATTCCTACGTCTCGCAGGGCATGTACTGCCTGGGCTCGTCCGACGCCTGGGAGGCCAGCGACCAGTCCCTCATCGCCTCCCCAGCCACCGGCTCCTACCTGGGCCAGAATTTCGATGAGTCCCAGACAAACCTTCAGGAGAGCATTTTGCTTCAGAGCagctttctccagcagcagcagcagctgcagcagcggCAGGAGCAGAACTTCATCCAGAGCACGGGGCTGGTCCACGTGTGGCCCCTGCAGACTGCTCAGAGCGGGGGTGGAGCTGAGTCCAGCACGTACATGGAGGACCACATTGAGGATGAAGGGAACCCACGGCTGGAGAAGGCTCCTCTCCTAAACAAGAAGCCCTCTCCAGAGGAGGATGATGCAGTGTGCCGGGACTTGGAATCTTTGTCTCCTCGAGAGGAGATGGAACATGCTGCACTGAGCCGCAAAGTCTCAGATGTCACCTCCTCTGGGGTGCAGTCCTTTGatgaggaagagggagaaacAAACAACTGA